CCTGCCGCAAGACCGGCTCAAGGGCCTGGTGCTCGGCGGCGCCAGCCACGAATTCATCGGCTGGCCGGTGCTGCCCTACATGGCCAAGTCGCTCCTGTTTCGCACCATGCTGGCGCTGCGCGACGAGGACGTGCTGGTGCGTGACAAGATGCCGGCCACGCTGCGCGACTGCGGCATGAACGAGGCCGACGTGGCGGCCACGATGGAGGCCGGCGTCAGCCTGAAGGTGTTCGCGCAGGCGGTGCGCGCGCTGCACGGGGTCGACTTCAAGTCGATGCTGGCCGCGATCGCGCAGCCGACCCTGTTCATCAACGGCGACCAGGATCGTAATCACGTGCGCGGCGAAGCGCGCTATGTCGCGGCGGCGCGCCAGGCGCGCGTGCTGCGCTTCGCCGGCAGCGAGCATGGCGTGAGCCTGCGCCGCGCCGCCGACTATGCGGCGGCGGTCGACGACTTCGCGCGTCAAGTGCTCCCGCTTTCCTAGCCATCCGCCAGACCCAGGGCCGCCAGCCGCGGGCGCGCCGAACGCAGCGCCGCCAGCAGGCGCCGATCGTGCGCCAGCTCGCCCCACAGCGCCGCCTCGGCCGCGAAGGCGGCCAGCGGGTCGGGGGCTTCGCAGACGCGCCGCACCAGCGCCGGATCGAGTTCGCGGTCCTGGTAGTCGAGCGCCTCGCCGCCGGCGTGCCAGCGGCGCAGGAAGTGCAGGTACAGCAGCGGCAGCGGCGCCACGTCGTCGAGCGGCAGCGCGCGCGCCAGGCGCTCGCGGACGGTCGGCACGATGAACTGCGCCAGCTTGGCCGAGCTGTCGGCCAGCACCCGCTCGACGGTGTCGGCGATGGCGTCGCTGGCGAAGCGCGCCAGCACCGCATCGCGGTAGGCTTCCAGGTCGACCGGGCTCGGATGCAGGCAGTCGAACACGGCGCCGGTAACGTAGGCATGCGCCAGTGCCCGGATTCGTTCGTCGCGCACGCTGTCGTGGATGTACGTGTGACCAGCCAGCGCGCCGGCCCAGGCGAAGCAGCTGTGGCTCGCGTTCAGGATGCGGATCTTGGCTTCCTCGTACGGCACGACCGATGCCACCATGTGCGCGCCCACATCTTCCCAGACCGGGCGGCCATGGCGGAAGTCGTCCTCGATCACCCAGTCGCGCCACGCTTCGCAGCCGACGGCGGCCGGATCGTCGTATCCGGTCGCGGCCAGCACCCGCGCGCGCAGCGCCGGCGTGGGGCGCGGCGTGATGCGGTCGACCATCGAGTTCGGGAAGCTCGCGTGAACGCGCATCCAGTCCAGCGTGGCGCTGTCGCCGGCGAGCGCCAGGAACTGTTCCAGGCCGGCGCGCACGCGCTCGCCGTTATGCCGCAGGTTGTCGCAGCAGAGCAGGGTGAGTGGCCCTGCGCCGCCGGCGCGACGGGCACGCAAGATGGCGGTGAGCACGCCGTAGATGGTGGCGCCGGCCAGGTAGCCCGCTTCGGTGACCGTGAACGACACGATCCGGGTCGCGTCGGCGCTGCCCACGGCGATCACCCGGGCCAGCCCCGGCTCCCATGCGATCACGTCCGAGATGGCGCGGATGGTACGGTAAGCGCGGCTGCCGTCGGGCGCCACGGTTTCGAGGGTGTAGGCGCAGCCTTGCGCGCGCAGCACCGCGCCGGGGTCGAGCGGATCGGGGCGGATATTGGCGGCCACGATCGTCCAGCCGACGTGCCGGCCGGCGCGCTCGTGCAGGTCCTGCAGAAAGTCGGCCTGGTGGGCGCGGTGAAAGGCGCCCAGGCCGAGATGAAGGATGATGTTCGGGTATGTTTCCATGATCCTGTTTGATAGGTTGTTGGGAAATTGCTTGAGAATTTGGCCGATATCTGCGAATCTACCATCAACCTGTATGATAGGTTAACCAAAACATGGAGGCAGACGTGGCACTAGCCAGCAAATCGGAAACGACCCGCACAGCAATCATCGAGCATGCCCTCGGCGTTGCCAGCCATGATGGCCTGGAAGCGCTGACGCTCGGCACGCTGGCCGATTCCATGAAGATGAGTAAAAGCGGCGTGTTCAGCCGCGTCGGTTCGCGCGAAACCCTGCAACTGGCGGTGCTTGACAGGTATCGGCAGCGTTTCGAAGCCCAGGTCTTGCTGCCATCGCGGCTGGTGACCCCGGGCCTGCCGCGGCTGTGCCGCCTGTTCGACATGAGCCTGTTGCAGGTGGAGTCCGGACACTCGGCCGGCTGCTTCTATATCAGTTGCGCCGCCGAGTACGACGACCGTCCAGGCGCGGTGCGCCACGCGCTCACCGACAGCGTCGGCGCATGGCGCGACGCCTTCGAGCAGGGCGCGCGCGAGGCGGTCGCGCTGCGGCACCTGGCGGGCGATACCGATCCGGGCCAACTGGTGTTCGAGATCTATGCGCTGCTGCTGGCGGCGCAGCACGATATGCGGCTGCTGGAAAGAAGCGGCTCGAGCGCGCGGGCGCGCACCGGCTTCGAGCGCCTTCTGGCGCGTTGCGGTCATCGTGCACAGGATGGCGGGGCGGACCATGCATGAATCCCCGCTGGCGCAACGATTGCGCGCCCAGTTGCCGGGCATTCCCGCACACGACGTCGAGCGCTTCGCCGCGGCGCTGGGCGTCGCCGAACCCTACGTCGCGCCGCCGGTGCCCGACGGGGTCCCGGCCGGCACGCTGGCCGCGGCCCGGCATCGTTCCCGGGATGTCTATCCCGGCGTCGAGCGCGGCTATGCCCTGTACGTGCCGCAGCAGTACCGGGGCGACGCCGACGCGGCCCTGATGGTATTCCAGGATGGGCAGCGCTATCTCGGTCCAGAGGCCAATGCGGCGCGCGTGCTCGACCTCCTGATCGCCCAGGGCGAGATGCCGGTGACGCTGGCCCTGTTCGTCGAACCTGGCGAGACGGGGCCCGGCCTGCCGGTCTATGGCGGCGACGACAACCGCAGTATCGAGTACGATGCCCAGGGCGAGCACTATGTGCGCTTCCTGCTCGAGGAACTGCTGCCCGAGGCCCTGGCCGGCTACCGGGTGGCGACAAAGCCGGCGCTGCGCGCGATCGCCGGCATCAGCTCCGGCGGCCACTGCGCCTTCAATGCCGCCTGGGAGCGCCCGGACGTATTCGGCAAGGTGATGTCGCATTGCGGCAGCTTCGTCGACATCCGCGGCGGCGACGCCTGGCCCGGCCGGATCCGGCGCGAAGCAGCCAGGCCCTTGCGCGTCTTCCTCCAGAGTGGCGCGCACGATCTCGATATCCTGTATGGCAACTGGCTGCTCGCCAACCGCGCGATGGCGGCGGCGCTGGCCTACCGTGGCTACGATGCCATGCTGGAAGTGGGCGAGGGCGGCCACTCGTTAAGGCATGGCGGCGCGCTGCTGGCCGACAGCCTGCGCTGGCTGTGGCGCTAGTCCAGGCGCGGTGCTCGCGGCGCCGGCCATCGGCTGGCATTGCTCGGCGCGCAATGATGAATTGCGGGCGGTGCGGGTTCACGCCGCACGTACGATCGATGACAATGGACCTCGACCGCCGGCCGCCGGGCCGCCGCTCTTCCACCCCCACCAGAGAGGTCCACCATGTCAAGCCCCGCCGAAGTGCGCCCGCCGCTGCCGCCGTTCACCCGTGAATCCGCGATCGAGAAAGTCCGCCTGGCCGAAGACGGCTGGAATACGCGCGACGCCGCCCGGGTGTCGCTGGCCTACAGCCTCGAAACCCGCTGGCGCAACCGCGCCGAATTCGCCAATGGCCGCGACGAGGCGCGCGCCTTCCTCGAACGCAAATGGAACAAGGAGCTCGAATACCGCCTGATCAAGGAGCTGTGGGCCTTCACCGACAACCGCATCGCGGTGCGCTACGCCTACGAGAGCCGCGACGATTCCGGTAACTGGTACCGCTCGTATGGCAACGAAAACTGGGAGTTCGGCCCGGATGGCCTGATGGTCAATCGCTACGCCTGCATCAACGACATGCCGATCAAGGAAGAAGAGCGCAAGTTCCGCTGGCCGCTGGGACGCCGTCCGGACGACCATCCAGGGCTGTCCGACCTGGGGCTTTGATCCGCCCGCACCGCGCCTGACCGTCCCGCTCTCCATGCCGACGCCAGCGTTGCTTTTGGCGAAACAATGAATTTCAGCCGGTATCTATTCACTAAATAGTCTGTATTTACGATAATGATGGTGCGCGCCATTCCGGCCAGGGGGCCGGGGCGCCTGCACGATCGGTGAACAATGATTGGACCTTTGACTGGAAGCGATTCCGGAACCTGTACGCTGTCGTTCGACCGCTTCGACATCGAACTCCGCACGCGGCGCCTGAGCCGCGACGGCGCCGCGGTCCGGATCGGCGCCCGCGCCTTCGACATCCTGTGGCTGCTGGCCGAGGCGCCCGGACAGGTGCTCGAGCACCGCTACCTGATGGAGCGGGCCTGGGCCGGCCGCGTGGTCGGCGAGGCCAACCTGCGGGTACAGATCGCCGCCTTGCGTCGCGCGCTCGACACCGGCGGCGTGGAACGCTATATCCTGAACGTGCCCGGACGCGGCTACCTGCTGACCGCGCCGGTGGTGCGGCGCTGACGGCCGGCTGCGGCGGGCGCGCCTTCGTAGCATGCGCCGCCGTTCATGGCGTTCTCCTGCTGTCCCGATAAATCTCCGCATCCGCCGCGACCAGCCCGGTCACCTGGTCGATATCGGACGGCCGGAACCCGGCGTCGTGCATGCGCCGCAGCGCCTCCAGCGGCGGCGCGCCCGGATGCGCCAGCAGGGCCGCCACGTAGGCCAGGCAGGCGCTGGCCTTGGCGTCGTGGCTGTCGCCCGCCTCACTGGCCATCATCTCGGCGCCGTTCATGCCGGCCGCGCGCCCGCGCTCGCGCAGGGCCAGGATCTTCAGTGTGGTGGCGCCGGGACCGGCGCGGCGGCGCGCCAGGAACAGGTCGATGCGAATCCGGGTGCGCGGATCAAGTCCGGTGTCGCCGGCGGCGCCGGGAACGCCGGCCGATTCATGCAGGTCCATGGTGATTATCGCGTCCGATGATTGCTGATGCCGCCATTCTGCGAAATAATGACCGCCATTGGAATCGGCGTGCAGCGCAAGTCAATATTTCGCAAGGAGAAACGCGTGGACCAGCTCCATCTGATGAATGTCTTCGTGGCGGTCGGCGAAGAAGAAGGCTTCGCGGCGGCGGCCCGGCGCCTCGACCTGTCGCCGGCCGCCGTCACGCGGGCCATCGCCGGCCTTGAGGAAAAGCTGGGCGTCAAGCTGCTGCTGCGTACGACGCGCAATGTGCGCCTGACCGAAGCGGGACGCCGCTATCTCGACGACACGCGCGCCATCCTGGCCAGCATCGTCGAAGCCGACGAGGCGGCGGCCGGCGTCAACGCGGCGCCCAAGGGCAACCTGTCGGTGACGGCCTCGGTCCTGTTCGGCAAGGCCTTCGTCATGCCCTGCATCGTGCAATTCCTGAACGAGTACCCCGAAGTCGAGGTGTCGGCGCTGTTCCTGGACCGGATCGTGAACCTGGTCGACGA
This portion of the Telluria beijingensis genome encodes:
- a CDS encoding TetR/AcrR family transcriptional regulator, whose amino-acid sequence is MALASKSETTRTAIIEHALGVASHDGLEALTLGTLADSMKMSKSGVFSRVGSRETLQLAVLDRYRQRFEAQVLLPSRLVTPGLPRLCRLFDMSLLQVESGHSAGCFYISCAAEYDDRPGAVRHALTDSVGAWRDAFEQGAREAVALRHLAGDTDPGQLVFEIYALLLAAQHDMRLLERSGSSARARTGFERLLARCGHRAQDGGADHA
- a CDS encoding alpha/beta hydrolase, which codes for MHESPLAQRLRAQLPGIPAHDVERFAAALGVAEPYVAPPVPDGVPAGTLAAARHRSRDVYPGVERGYALYVPQQYRGDADAALMVFQDGQRYLGPEANAARVLDLLIAQGEMPVTLALFVEPGETGPGLPVYGGDDNRSIEYDAQGEHYVRFLLEELLPEALAGYRVATKPALRAIAGISSGGHCAFNAAWERPDVFGKVMSHCGSFVDIRGGDAWPGRIRREAARPLRVFLQSGAHDLDILYGNWLLANRAMAAALAYRGYDAMLEVGEGGHSLRHGGALLADSLRWLWR
- a CDS encoding winged helix-turn-helix domain-containing protein — protein: MTGSDSGTCTLSFDRFDIELRTRRLSRDGAAVRIGARAFDILWLLAEAPGQVLEHRYLMERAWAGRVVGEANLRVQIAALRRALDTGGVERYILNVPGRGYLLTAPVVRR
- a CDS encoding alpha/beta fold hydrolase, with the protein product MEDIRPAVILVHGATLNGRSWDPVRRRLEPRLRVLAPDLPGHGARRGEPFTLQGGVDTVVACARALGNAPFILAGDSLGSYTAQAAAASLPQDRLKGLVLGGASHEFIGWPVLPYMAKSLLFRTMLALRDEDVLVRDKMPATLRDCGMNEADVAATMEAGVSLKVFAQAVRALHGVDFKSMLAAIAQPTLFINGDQDRNHVRGEARYVAAARQARVLRFAGSEHGVSLRRAADYAAAVDDFARQVLPLS
- a CDS encoding nuclear transport factor 2 family protein — encoded protein: MSSPAEVRPPLPPFTRESAIEKVRLAEDGWNTRDAARVSLAYSLETRWRNRAEFANGRDEARAFLERKWNKELEYRLIKELWAFTDNRIAVRYAYESRDDSGNWYRSYGNENWEFGPDGLMVNRYACINDMPIKEEERKFRWPLGRRPDDHPGLSDLGL
- a CDS encoding mannitol dehydrogenase family protein, encoding METYPNIILHLGLGAFHRAHQADFLQDLHERAGRHVGWTIVAANIRPDPLDPGAVLRAQGCAYTLETVAPDGSRAYRTIRAISDVIAWEPGLARVIAVGSADATRIVSFTVTEAGYLAGATIYGVLTAILRARRAGGAGPLTLLCCDNLRHNGERVRAGLEQFLALAGDSATLDWMRVHASFPNSMVDRITPRPTPALRARVLAATGYDDPAAVGCEAWRDWVIEDDFRHGRPVWEDVGAHMVASVVPYEEAKIRILNASHSCFAWAGALAGHTYIHDSVRDERIRALAHAYVTGAVFDCLHPSPVDLEAYRDAVLARFASDAIADTVERVLADSSAKLAQFIVPTVRERLARALPLDDVAPLPLLYLHFLRRWHAGGEALDYQDRELDPALVRRVCEAPDPLAAFAAEAALWGELAHDRRLLAALRSARPRLAALGLADG